The Juglans microcarpa x Juglans regia isolate MS1-56 chromosome 2S, Jm3101_v1.0, whole genome shotgun sequence genome has a window encoding:
- the LOC121253120 gene encoding proteoglycan 4 isoform X2, giving the protein MAEQRQPFRFRLPWQSAPAAPPPPPPRPSSESQPPGPKIETQTPAQSSTASIQRPPFRPAGIASSVLPPTASQARVAQPQYPRSPTPSPTVASKPRSAPQTRAEAPSPSRAAPQTGASGSVPSSPSRTSQAQPASGTTSSPISRPSSPLADRRTSQPSSPSRPTAQVQPTGTTKLQPIQESSQPSAAATQPPSSLSEKEPKPVVSRLSTPPADRRTSRPSSPSRPVAQVQPDVTTKLKPIIQESSQPLAVATQPPSSLSEKEPKSVVSLPLSQEPQLNAAQVPSETISNSQNRTPIKTSSKLDGVTTRPTEASQTSPTQKLDSNAIGGDAKPKLEEREVGKEVVREIIEEKTNGSSYEDPTKKTITAAFQEKQKPKWEKEESFDRKESVVATSSIPKQVNIASSRHPKERRSSSTLTTQKPSVISNGEQLPLHEERSINAVGLRVDQKR; this is encoded by the exons ATGGCAGAACAAAGGCAACCATTCCGATTTCGGCTCCCTTGGCAATCAGCACCAGCTGcgcctccacctccacctccacgtCCTTCAAGCGAATCACAGCCCCCTGGTCCTAAAATTGAAACCCAAACTCCTGCTCAATCCAGCACTGCCTCCATTCAGAGGCCACCATTCAGGCCTGCAGGGATTGCCTCGTCAGTACTGCCCCCTACAGCTTCCCAAGCACGTGTAGCACAACCTCAATATCCTCGGTCGCCAACACCATCGCCAACAGTCGCTTCGAAGCCTCGATCAGCACCTCAAACTCGGGCTGAAGCTCCATCACCTTCACGTGCAGCGCCTCAAACCGGAGCTTCCGGCTCTGTGCCCTCATCACCATCTCGCACATCTCAGGCCCAACCAGCATCTGGGACAACCTCTTCGCCTATATCTCGTCCATCCTCTCCACTTGCTGACCGACGGACATCACAACCCTCTTCTCCATCTCGCCCAACTGCTCAGGTGCAACCAACCGGTACAACGAAATTACAACCAATTCAAGAAAGCTCTCAGCCTTCAGCCGCTGCCACTCAGCCCCCATCATCTCTCTCTGAGAAAGAACCAAAGCCAGTGGTGTCTCGTTTATCCACTCCACCTGCTGACCGAAGGACATCACGGCCCTCTTCTCCATCTCGCCCAGTAGCCCAGGTGCAACCAGATGTTACAACGAAATTAAAACCCATAATTCAAGAAAGCTCTCAGCCTTTGGCTGTTGCCACTCAGCCCCCATCGTCTCTCTCTGAGAAAGAACCAAAGTCAGTGGTGTCTCTGCCACTATCACAAGAACCTCAACTCAACGCCGCACAAGTGCCATCTGAAACTATTTCCAATTCCCAGAACCGTACCCCAATTAAAACCTCCTCTAAACTAGATGGAGTGACGACACGGCCCACAGAAGCTTCACAAACTTCTCCAACTCAAAAGTTAGATTCTAATGCCATTGGTGGCGATGCTAAGCCAAAGTTAGAGGAAAGGGAGGTAGGGAAGGAAGTAGTGCGAgaaataattgaagaaaaaacaaatggatCAAGTTATGAAGACCCAACAAAGAAGACAATCACTGCTGCGTTTCAAGAAAAACAGAAGCCAAAGTGGGAGAAGGAAGAATCTTTTGACAGAAAGGAGTCAGTAGTAGCCACCAGTTCTATTCCAAAACAGGTCAACATTGCAAGTTCAAGACATCCGAAGGAAAGGAGATCATCAAGCACATTAACTACACAAAAACCGAGTGTTATCTCCAACGGAGAACAACTTCCCCTGCACGAAGAG AGGAGCATCAATGCAGTTGGGCTTAGAGTCGACCAAAAGAGATGA
- the LOC121253120 gene encoding proteoglycan 4 isoform X1, whose product MAEQRQPFRFRLPWQSAPAAPPPPPPRPSSESQPPGPKIETQTPAQSSTASIQRPPFRPAGIASSVLPPTASQARVAQPQYPRSPTPSPTVASKPRSAPQTRAEAPSPSRAAPQTGASGSVPSSPSRTSQAQPASGTTSSPISRPSSPLADRRTSQPSSPSRPTAQVQPTGTTKLQPIQESSQPSAAATQPPSSLSEKEPKPVVSRLSTPPADRRTSRPSSPSRPVAQVQPDVTTKLKPIIQESSQPLAVATQPPSSLSEKEPKSVVSLPLSQEPQLNAAQVPSETISNSQNRTPIKTSSKLDGVTTRPTEASQTSPTQKLDSNAIGGDAKPKLEEREVGKEVVREIIEEKTNGSSYEDPTKKTITAAFQEKQKPKWEKEESFDRKESVVATSSIPKQVNIASSRHPKERRSSSTLTTQKPSVISNGEQLPLHEEVRRDISKYVQKLTTSQSDYKKPVSVITLSGENRGASMQLGLESTKRDEFVPIHRGYKLNSDESTEATTDGEGSSTDKRTRDPTPRENPPSRAYVNSNVQSVNNSILFDTSVTENNPGVRLVVSNKQEEPHKAEFNVTPADKLTYQPTVRRRCLRGLFMEPSDSDPDNPEKPRRHGCRFSCGENTFRVCLE is encoded by the exons ATGGCAGAACAAAGGCAACCATTCCGATTTCGGCTCCCTTGGCAATCAGCACCAGCTGcgcctccacctccacctccacgtCCTTCAAGCGAATCACAGCCCCCTGGTCCTAAAATTGAAACCCAAACTCCTGCTCAATCCAGCACTGCCTCCATTCAGAGGCCACCATTCAGGCCTGCAGGGATTGCCTCGTCAGTACTGCCCCCTACAGCTTCCCAAGCACGTGTAGCACAACCTCAATATCCTCGGTCGCCAACACCATCGCCAACAGTCGCTTCGAAGCCTCGATCAGCACCTCAAACTCGGGCTGAAGCTCCATCACCTTCACGTGCAGCGCCTCAAACCGGAGCTTCCGGCTCTGTGCCCTCATCACCATCTCGCACATCTCAGGCCCAACCAGCATCTGGGACAACCTCTTCGCCTATATCTCGTCCATCCTCTCCACTTGCTGACCGACGGACATCACAACCCTCTTCTCCATCTCGCCCAACTGCTCAGGTGCAACCAACCGGTACAACGAAATTACAACCAATTCAAGAAAGCTCTCAGCCTTCAGCCGCTGCCACTCAGCCCCCATCATCTCTCTCTGAGAAAGAACCAAAGCCAGTGGTGTCTCGTTTATCCACTCCACCTGCTGACCGAAGGACATCACGGCCCTCTTCTCCATCTCGCCCAGTAGCCCAGGTGCAACCAGATGTTACAACGAAATTAAAACCCATAATTCAAGAAAGCTCTCAGCCTTTGGCTGTTGCCACTCAGCCCCCATCGTCTCTCTCTGAGAAAGAACCAAAGTCAGTGGTGTCTCTGCCACTATCACAAGAACCTCAACTCAACGCCGCACAAGTGCCATCTGAAACTATTTCCAATTCCCAGAACCGTACCCCAATTAAAACCTCCTCTAAACTAGATGGAGTGACGACACGGCCCACAGAAGCTTCACAAACTTCTCCAACTCAAAAGTTAGATTCTAATGCCATTGGTGGCGATGCTAAGCCAAAGTTAGAGGAAAGGGAGGTAGGGAAGGAAGTAGTGCGAgaaataattgaagaaaaaacaaatggatCAAGTTATGAAGACCCAACAAAGAAGACAATCACTGCTGCGTTTCAAGAAAAACAGAAGCCAAAGTGGGAGAAGGAAGAATCTTTTGACAGAAAGGAGTCAGTAGTAGCCACCAGTTCTATTCCAAAACAGGTCAACATTGCAAGTTCAAGACATCCGAAGGAAAGGAGATCATCAAGCACATTAACTACACAAAAACCGAGTGTTATCTCCAACGGAGAACAACTTCCCCTGCACGAAGAGGTAAGGAGAGATATCTCTAAATACGTTCAAAAGCTTACCACAAGCCAATCCGATTATAAAAAGCCAGTTAGTGTCATAACCCTATCTGGTGAAAATAGAGGAGCATCAATGCAGTTGGGCTTAGAGTCGACCAAAAGAGATGAATTTGTCCCCATTCACCGGGGTTACAAGCTCAACTCAGATGAGAGCACTGAAGCTACCACTGATGGAGAAGGGAGCTCCACAGATAAAAGGACCAGAGATCCAACCCCCAGAGAAAATCCCCCATCAAGGGCATATGTTAATAGCAATGTACAGAGTGTCAATAACTCCATCTTGTTCGACACTTCGGTCACCGAAAACAATCCTGGCGTCCGGTTGGTTGTATCAAATAAACAAGAAGAAC CACACAAGGCTGAGTTCAACGTCACCCCCGCGGATAAGCTTACGTATCAACCAACAGTAAGAAGACGGTGCCTCAGAGGCCTTTTCATGGAACCAAGTGACTCGGATCCAGATAATCCGGAAAAGCCTCGACGTCATGGTTGCCGGTTTAGCTGTGGGGAG AATACGTTTCGTGTTTGTTTAGAATAA